The Brachyhypopomus gauderio isolate BG-103 chromosome 2, BGAUD_0.2, whole genome shotgun sequence genome contains a region encoding:
- the selenoo1 gene encoding selenoprotein O1 isoform X2 — protein sequence MARSAIGHTRRYISSSGSALLRASLSVMDTTGSATRRSPLERLNFNNVVLRKLPLDEPDTPGVRIVRGACFSRVHPQPVQNPRFVAVSPGALALLGLSAEEVLNDPLGAEYLSGSKVMPGSEPAAHCYCGYQFGQFAGQLGDGAACYMGEVEAPVDQNPELLKENPSRRWEVQVKGAGLTPYSRQADGRKVLRSSIREFLCSEAVFALGLPTTRAGCIVTSDSQVMRDVFYDGHPRVERCSTVLRIAPTFIRFGSFEIFKQADDVTGRQGPSCGHDEIRAQMLDYVIETFYPEIQERYPDLVERNGAFFREVVRRTARLVAQWQCVGFCHGVLNTDNMSILGLTLDYGPFGFMDRFDPDFVCNASDHSGRYSYRAQPEICRWNLARLAEALSPDLPSERSQVLLGEFLPLYNTFYLGNMRRKLGLLIKEESEDEMLITNLLQTMHNTGADFTNTFRSLSQILGPARGEAADDSEAVERAVELLLLQCASLEEMRTSSRPSVGTRELAMLLSMAQSNPALFQTLSDQTLLARQLDKLSRLKELMETTEEELRRQQREEWTSWIKQYRQRLAREYEGESDVIGIHEERVRVMDSTNPCVVLRNYIAQNAIEAAEKGDFSEVKNPPKCPESSESAGEAVLRAGRSGAAWLDWGRAVGRGRMEG from the exons ATGGCCCGTAGTGCAATCGGTCACACGCGCCGTTACATCTCGTCTTCCGGTTCTGCTTTACTGAGGGCGTCGTTGTCCGTAATGGACACCACCGGTTCGGCGACTCGCCGTTCGCCACTGGAGCGGCTGAACTTTAACAACGTCGTTCTCAGAAAACTCCCTCTGGACGAACCGGACACCCCGGGAGTGAGAATAGTCCGCGGAGCCTGTTTCTCCAGAGTACACCCGCAGCCCGTCCAGAACCCGAGGTTTGTGGCCGTGTCTCCTGGGGCTTTGGCATTACTCGGGCTGAGCGCAGAGGAGGTTCTGAACGACCCGCTGGGAGCGGAGTACCTGAGCGGGTCCAAAGTGATGCCGGGCTCGGAGCCTGCTGCTCATTGCTACTGTGGGTACCAGTTCGGACAGTTTGCGGGACAGCTTGGCGACGGAGCTGCCTGTTATATGGGTGAAGTGGAGGCTCCGGTCGACCAGAACCCTGAACTACTCAAAGAAAACCCCAGTCGGCGATGGGAAGTCCAGGTGAAGGGAGCTGGACTGACTCCTTACTCCAG GCAGGCGGATGGGCGTAAAGTCTTGCGATCCAGCATCCGTGAGTTTTTATGCAGCGAGGCGGTCTTCGCCCtcgggctgcccaccactcggGCTGGCTGCATAGTCACCTCAGACTCGCAAGTCATGCGAGACGTGTTTTACGACGGACACCCACGCGTGGAAAGATGTTCGACCGTGTTGCGAATCGCTCCGACCTTTATCAG GTTTGGATCATTTGAGATCTTCAAACAGGCTGATGATGTCACAGGCAGACAGGGCCCCAGCTGTGGACACGATGAGATCAGAGCTCAGATGCTGGATTATGTTATTGAAACCTTCTACCCAGAGATCCAAGAGAGATACCCAGACTTGGTGGAGAGGAATGGCGCCTTCTTCAGAGAG gtGGTGCGGAGGACTGCCAGACTGGTGGCACAGTGGCAGTGTGTTGGCTTCTGTCATGGAGTCCTTAACACTGATAACATGAGTATCTTGGGACTAACTCTGGACTACGGGCCCTTTGGGTTCATGGATCG CTTCGACCCGGACTTCGTGTGCAACGCCTCTGACCACTCCGGCCGGTACTCGTACCGGGCCCAGCCGGAAATCTGCCGCTGGAACCTGGCGCGTCTGGCGGAGGCCCTGAGCCCCGACCTGCCCTCGGAGCGTTCGCAGGTCCTGCTGGGCGAGTTCCTGCCCCTCTACAACACATTCTACCTGGGCAACATGAGGAGGAAGCTGGGCCTCCTGATAaaggaggagtcggaggacgAGATGCTCATCACGAACCTTTTGCAGACCATGCACAACACAG GTGCAGACTTCACCAACACGTTCCGGAGCTTGAGTCAGATCCTGGGCCCCGCGCGGGGAGAGGCAGCGGACGACTCTGAGGCCGTGGAGAGGGCCGTGGAGCTGCTCCTGCTCCAGTGTGCCTCTCTGGAGGAGATGAGGACCAGCAGCAGACCTTCAGTGGGAACACG TGAGTTAGCGATGCTGCTGTCCATGGCTCAGAGTAACCCAGCGCTGTTCCAAACGCTGTCGGATCAGACCCTGCTGGCCCGGCAACTGGACAAGCTCTCCAGGCTGAAAGAGCTGATGGAGACCACGGAGGAAGAGCTGAGAAGACAGCAGCGGGAGGAGTGGACCTCCTGGATCAAACAGTACAG GCAGCGGCTTGCTCGTGAGTACGAGGGAGAGAGTGATGTAATAGGCATACACGAGGAGAGAGTGCGTGTGATGGACAGCACCAATCCATGTGTAGTGCTCCGGAACTACATTGCCCAGAATGCAATAGAGGCAGCGGAAAAGGGGGACTTCTCCGAGGTTAAAAATCCACCAAAAT GTCCAGAGAGTTCTGAAAGTGCTGGAGAAGCCGTTCTGCGTGCAGGAAGATCTGGGGCAGCCTGGCTGGATTGGGGGAGGGCGGTCGGAAGAggcaggatggagggatga
- the selenoo1 gene encoding selenoprotein O1 isoform X1: protein MARSAIGHTRRYISSSGSALLRASLSVMDTTGSATRRSPLERLNFNNVVLRKLPLDEPDTPGVRIVRGACFSRVHPQPVQNPRFVAVSPGALALLGLSAEEVLNDPLGAEYLSGSKVMPGSEPAAHCYCGYQFGQFAGQLGDGAACYMGEVEAPVDQNPELLKENPSRRWEVQVKGAGLTPYSRQADGRKVLRSSIREFLCSEAVFALGLPTTRAGCIVTSDSQVMRDVFYDGHPRVERCSTVLRIAPTFIRFGSFEIFKQADDVTGRQGPSCGHDEIRAQMLDYVIETFYPEIQERYPDLVERNGAFFREVVRRTARLVAQWQCVGFCHGVLNTDNMSILGLTLDYGPFGFMDRFDPDFVCNASDHSGRYSYRAQPEICRWNLARLAEALSPDLPSERSQVLLGEFLPLYNTFYLGNMRRKLGLLIKEESEDEMLITNLLQTMHNTGADFTNTFRSLSQILGPARGEAADDSEAVERAVELLLLQCASLEEMRTSSRPSVGTRELAMLLSMAQSNPALFQTLSDQTLLARQLDKLSRLKELMETTEEELRRQQREEWTSWIKQYRQRLAREYEGESDVIGIHEERVRVMDSTNPCVVLRNYIAQNAIEAAEKGDFSEVQRVLKVLEKPFCVQEDLGQPGWIGGGRSEEAGWRDEGERGEDAEGSSGAESRGPVPYYSKPPAWATELCVTUSS from the exons ATGGCCCGTAGTGCAATCGGTCACACGCGCCGTTACATCTCGTCTTCCGGTTCTGCTTTACTGAGGGCGTCGTTGTCCGTAATGGACACCACCGGTTCGGCGACTCGCCGTTCGCCACTGGAGCGGCTGAACTTTAACAACGTCGTTCTCAGAAAACTCCCTCTGGACGAACCGGACACCCCGGGAGTGAGAATAGTCCGCGGAGCCTGTTTCTCCAGAGTACACCCGCAGCCCGTCCAGAACCCGAGGTTTGTGGCCGTGTCTCCTGGGGCTTTGGCATTACTCGGGCTGAGCGCAGAGGAGGTTCTGAACGACCCGCTGGGAGCGGAGTACCTGAGCGGGTCCAAAGTGATGCCGGGCTCGGAGCCTGCTGCTCATTGCTACTGTGGGTACCAGTTCGGACAGTTTGCGGGACAGCTTGGCGACGGAGCTGCCTGTTATATGGGTGAAGTGGAGGCTCCGGTCGACCAGAACCCTGAACTACTCAAAGAAAACCCCAGTCGGCGATGGGAAGTCCAGGTGAAGGGAGCTGGACTGACTCCTTACTCCAG GCAGGCGGATGGGCGTAAAGTCTTGCGATCCAGCATCCGTGAGTTTTTATGCAGCGAGGCGGTCTTCGCCCtcgggctgcccaccactcggGCTGGCTGCATAGTCACCTCAGACTCGCAAGTCATGCGAGACGTGTTTTACGACGGACACCCACGCGTGGAAAGATGTTCGACCGTGTTGCGAATCGCTCCGACCTTTATCAG GTTTGGATCATTTGAGATCTTCAAACAGGCTGATGATGTCACAGGCAGACAGGGCCCCAGCTGTGGACACGATGAGATCAGAGCTCAGATGCTGGATTATGTTATTGAAACCTTCTACCCAGAGATCCAAGAGAGATACCCAGACTTGGTGGAGAGGAATGGCGCCTTCTTCAGAGAG gtGGTGCGGAGGACTGCCAGACTGGTGGCACAGTGGCAGTGTGTTGGCTTCTGTCATGGAGTCCTTAACACTGATAACATGAGTATCTTGGGACTAACTCTGGACTACGGGCCCTTTGGGTTCATGGATCG CTTCGACCCGGACTTCGTGTGCAACGCCTCTGACCACTCCGGCCGGTACTCGTACCGGGCCCAGCCGGAAATCTGCCGCTGGAACCTGGCGCGTCTGGCGGAGGCCCTGAGCCCCGACCTGCCCTCGGAGCGTTCGCAGGTCCTGCTGGGCGAGTTCCTGCCCCTCTACAACACATTCTACCTGGGCAACATGAGGAGGAAGCTGGGCCTCCTGATAaaggaggagtcggaggacgAGATGCTCATCACGAACCTTTTGCAGACCATGCACAACACAG GTGCAGACTTCACCAACACGTTCCGGAGCTTGAGTCAGATCCTGGGCCCCGCGCGGGGAGAGGCAGCGGACGACTCTGAGGCCGTGGAGAGGGCCGTGGAGCTGCTCCTGCTCCAGTGTGCCTCTCTGGAGGAGATGAGGACCAGCAGCAGACCTTCAGTGGGAACACG TGAGTTAGCGATGCTGCTGTCCATGGCTCAGAGTAACCCAGCGCTGTTCCAAACGCTGTCGGATCAGACCCTGCTGGCCCGGCAACTGGACAAGCTCTCCAGGCTGAAAGAGCTGATGGAGACCACGGAGGAAGAGCTGAGAAGACAGCAGCGGGAGGAGTGGACCTCCTGGATCAAACAGTACAG GCAGCGGCTTGCTCGTGAGTACGAGGGAGAGAGTGATGTAATAGGCATACACGAGGAGAGAGTGCGTGTGATGGACAGCACCAATCCATGTGTAGTGCTCCGGAACTACATTGCCCAGAATGCAATAGAGGCAGCGGAAAAGGGGGACTTCTCCGAG GTCCAGAGAGTTCTGAAAGTGCTGGAGAAGCCGTTCTGCGTGCAGGAAGATCTGGGGCAGCCTGGCTGGATTGGGGGAGGGCGGTCGGAAGAggcaggatggagggatgaaggagagCGGGGAGAAGATGCGGAGGGAAGTTCAGGCGCAGAGAGCCGTGGACCTGTTCCGTACTATAGTAAACCCCCAGCCTGGGCCACGGAGCTCTGTGTGACATGATCGTCGTAG